A genomic segment from Propioniciclava sp. MC1595 encodes:
- a CDS encoding cation-translocating P-type ATPase, giving the protein MPEVLAAAGSNPELGLTQQEAARRLADVGPNELRSEPAPSAWKVAVAQLADPMNLMLLAVGVVSLVIAQVSTAVLVGLLVVLNLVLGTRQELAARASIDALSRMQIPQARVVRDGILQLIDATSVVPGDLVQVESGDVVPADGRVLRAATLETQEAALTGESAPIGKSAATLADAGVALGDRANMLFQNTSVTRGTGSMVVTTTGMHTEVGRIADMLTSVKAVKSPLQNELNSLTRVIGMLAWGAVAVIVTFGLGRGQSVEDVLLLGVAMALSAIPTGLPTFVQMMLSYGASQLAEAKAVVKSLPDVETLGSTSAINTDKTGTLTLNEMMASTLYYLGRWYSITGEGYRKSGEILHVAGEEIPDFTRLSLGLALASDATVSDAGEVVGDPTEAALVVLAAKVGVDAEPTRREYPRIAEVPFDSDYKFMATVHDVNLDGTLRTVMLVKGAPDVVIGRSSTARQADGSSAPIGAQADVIARVNAEMGGKGLRVLAFAMKEVGGAERVAVLEDPMSAVAGLDFIGLVGIIDPLRPSAKEAVRLAHAAGIEVRMITGDHAVTAAAIGEELGLGPGAISGAEFRALSDQEVLDRLDQLHVFGRVSPQDKLRLVQLMQSTGQIVAMTGDAVNDAAALKQADIGVAMGSGSEVTKQAGKMILTDDNFGTLVHAVQLGRGVYEKILGYINYQMSQLISLVLLFLVASLFAINDGVAMSPLMVLFLNFFVASVPVFIIIGDPVGEGIMNRPPRDPKVTIANRRSVLRWLLYGFVLFLTALLPLVAGPDQPHPDAPSISMTMTAVVVAFATVLSGISLRRIREPGFTGPLKTALKLAAIPLVLTVLATELGFLQAALLTTSLTLTQWLLCAALAAITPAVIELDKALQRRRATGSDAVRPEDAVAPARARGLARKAE; this is encoded by the coding sequence GTGCCCGAAGTCTTGGCGGCGGCGGGCAGCAACCCGGAACTTGGCCTGACCCAGCAGGAGGCCGCCCGCCGCCTCGCCGACGTCGGCCCGAACGAGCTCCGATCCGAGCCTGCGCCATCGGCCTGGAAGGTCGCCGTGGCACAGCTCGCCGATCCGATGAACCTGATGCTGTTGGCGGTGGGCGTGGTCAGCCTGGTCATCGCCCAGGTGTCCACGGCCGTGCTGGTGGGCCTGCTCGTGGTGCTGAACCTCGTGTTGGGGACACGGCAGGAGTTGGCAGCGCGGGCCAGCATCGATGCACTGTCCCGGATGCAGATCCCCCAGGCTCGCGTGGTCCGCGACGGCATCCTCCAGCTCATCGACGCCACGTCCGTGGTGCCCGGCGACCTGGTCCAGGTGGAGTCCGGGGACGTCGTGCCGGCCGATGGCCGCGTCCTGCGGGCCGCGACCCTGGAGACCCAGGAAGCTGCCCTTACCGGTGAGAGCGCACCGATCGGGAAGTCCGCCGCGACCCTGGCCGACGCGGGCGTCGCCCTGGGTGATCGGGCCAACATGCTGTTCCAGAACACCTCGGTGACCCGCGGCACGGGGTCCATGGTCGTGACCACCACGGGTATGCACACCGAGGTGGGACGCATCGCCGACATGCTGACCAGCGTGAAGGCGGTCAAATCGCCCCTGCAGAACGAACTCAACAGCCTCACAAGGGTGATCGGCATGCTTGCCTGGGGCGCGGTCGCCGTCATCGTCACGTTCGGGCTGGGACGCGGGCAGAGCGTCGAGGACGTGCTGCTGCTCGGCGTGGCCATGGCCCTGTCGGCGATCCCGACCGGCCTGCCCACTTTCGTCCAGATGATGCTGTCCTACGGCGCCAGCCAGCTCGCCGAGGCCAAGGCGGTGGTGAAGAGCCTTCCGGATGTGGAGACCCTCGGGTCGACCTCGGCGATCAACACCGACAAGACCGGGACGCTCACCCTCAACGAGATGATGGCCTCGACCCTGTATTACCTGGGTCGCTGGTACAGCATCACCGGCGAGGGCTACCGAAAGAGCGGCGAGATCCTCCACGTGGCGGGGGAGGAAATCCCCGACTTCACCCGGCTGAGCCTGGGACTCGCCCTGGCCAGCGATGCCACCGTCTCCGACGCCGGAGAAGTGGTCGGAGACCCGACCGAGGCGGCTCTGGTGGTGCTGGCGGCGAAGGTCGGTGTCGACGCCGAACCGACCCGACGCGAGTACCCGCGGATCGCCGAAGTCCCGTTCGACTCCGACTACAAGTTCATGGCCACCGTGCACGATGTGAACCTCGACGGCACCCTCCGGACGGTGATGCTGGTCAAGGGCGCCCCCGACGTCGTGATCGGGCGCAGCTCGACCGCCCGCCAGGCCGACGGGAGCTCGGCGCCGATCGGAGCCCAGGCCGACGTCATCGCCCGCGTGAACGCCGAGATGGGCGGCAAGGGCCTGCGCGTGCTCGCGTTCGCGATGAAGGAGGTCGGCGGCGCCGAACGGGTCGCCGTGCTGGAGGACCCGATGTCGGCCGTCGCCGGCTTGGACTTCATCGGGCTGGTCGGGATCATCGACCCGCTGCGGCCCTCGGCGAAGGAGGCCGTGCGGCTCGCGCACGCCGCTGGCATCGAGGTCCGGATGATCACCGGCGACCACGCCGTCACGGCCGCCGCCATCGGCGAGGAGCTCGGCCTGGGACCCGGGGCGATCAGCGGCGCCGAGTTCCGGGCCCTCTCCGACCAGGAGGTCCTGGACCGGCTCGACCAACTCCACGTGTTCGGCCGGGTCTCGCCCCAGGACAAGCTCCGGCTGGTCCAGCTGATGCAGTCCACCGGCCAGATCGTCGCGATGACCGGCGACGCCGTCAACGATGCCGCCGCCCTGAAACAGGCCGACATCGGAGTGGCGATGGGCTCGGGCAGCGAGGTCACCAAACAGGCCGGCAAGATGATCCTGACCGACGACAATTTCGGCACCCTTGTGCACGCTGTCCAGCTCGGCCGCGGGGTGTACGAGAAGATCCTGGGCTACATCAACTACCAGATGTCCCAGCTGATCTCGCTGGTCCTGCTCTTCCTGGTCGCCAGCCTGTTCGCCATCAACGACGGGGTCGCCATGTCGCCGCTGATGGTGCTGTTCCTCAACTTCTTCGTCGCCTCCGTCCCGGTCTTCATCATCATCGGCGACCCTGTCGGGGAAGGGATCATGAACCGGCCCCCGCGGGATCCCAAGGTGACCATTGCCAATCGCCGCTCGGTGCTGCGATGGCTGCTCTACGGGTTCGTGCTCTTCCTCACCGCGCTCCTCCCACTCGTCGCCGGACCCGACCAACCACACCCCGACGCCCCCAGCATCTCGATGACCATGACCGCCGTTGTCGTCGCGTTCGCCACCGTGCTCAGCGGCATCTCGCTGCGCCGGATCCGTGAGCCCGGATTCACCGGGCCGTTGAAGACCGCACTCAAGCTCGCCGCGATTCCGCTGGTCCTGACCGTCCTCGCCACCGAGCTCGGCTTCCTCCAGGCCGCGCTGCTCACCACCAGCCTCACCCTCACCCAGTGGCTGCTCTGCGCGGCCCTGGCGGCGATCACACCTGCCGTCATCGAGCTCGACAAGGCCCTCCAGCGGCGCCGTGCCACCGGGTCCGACGCGGTCAGGCCGGAGGACGCCGTGGCACCGGCCCGCGCTCGCGGTTTGGCGAGGAAGGCCGAATGA
- a CDS encoding DUF2252 domain-containing protein, giving the protein MTTAAFSSFSTDAEAAERGLSARKEMRRSAHSQVSLATGRDPFAIISAQNQTRQQDLIGLRWKRMLTDPFAFYRGTAAIMAADLAAGPSTGLDVVACGDAHLANFGFYASPQRTLVFDLNDFDEAAVAPWEWDVKRLAVSFAMGALQNGHGETGATAAAATAARAYREQLAAMVQLTVLQRYYILETVPDRASDTAPKQARRILDDAVAKARKSSSDRVAKQLSTTLEDGSRQFVEDPPVLTRIAVTNEDVQAYVTAYLASVRPDVALLLSQYRLDDIARRVVGVGSVGTRCLLLMLRGPSGEPLVLQIKEAGQSVLESHGHVGQPDFFGPIGSPDREGRRVVSYQHVLQASSDPFLGHFSLRGFDFYVRQFHDMKGGIDVAGMGTAAYTAYASVCGRTLARAHAQSRNATAISSYLGDSDTFDQAIASYSLAYAAQAVADFEAVSAHIMPRSR; this is encoded by the coding sequence ATGACCACTGCCGCTTTCAGCTCCTTCTCCACCGATGCCGAGGCCGCCGAACGGGGGCTGTCGGCCCGCAAGGAGATGCGCCGCAGTGCGCATTCCCAGGTCAGCCTGGCCACGGGGCGGGACCCGTTCGCGATCATCTCGGCGCAGAACCAGACCCGGCAGCAGGACCTGATCGGCCTACGGTGGAAGCGGATGCTGACCGACCCGTTCGCGTTCTACCGCGGCACCGCGGCGATCATGGCTGCCGACCTCGCCGCCGGCCCGTCGACCGGGCTCGACGTGGTGGCCTGCGGCGATGCGCACCTGGCCAACTTCGGGTTCTACGCCTCACCGCAGCGGACGCTGGTGTTCGACTTGAACGACTTCGACGAGGCCGCCGTCGCCCCGTGGGAATGGGACGTGAAGCGCCTGGCCGTGAGCTTCGCGATGGGCGCGTTGCAGAACGGGCACGGCGAGACTGGCGCGACCGCGGCCGCGGCCACCGCTGCTCGTGCCTACCGTGAACAGCTGGCTGCGATGGTCCAGCTCACCGTCCTGCAGCGCTACTACATCCTCGAGACCGTGCCAGACCGCGCCAGCGACACCGCTCCGAAGCAGGCGCGCCGGATTCTCGACGACGCGGTGGCTAAGGCCCGCAAGAGCAGCTCCGACCGGGTCGCGAAGCAGCTCTCCACAACGCTCGAGGACGGATCGCGACAGTTCGTCGAGGATCCACCGGTCCTGACGCGCATCGCAGTCACCAACGAGGACGTGCAGGCCTACGTCACGGCCTATCTCGCCTCCGTCCGCCCGGATGTGGCCCTGTTGCTGTCGCAGTATCGGCTCGACGACATCGCCCGCCGGGTGGTCGGCGTCGGAAGTGTCGGCACGCGGTGCCTGCTGCTGATGCTGCGGGGACCCTCCGGCGAGCCGCTGGTCCTCCAGATCAAGGAGGCCGGACAGTCCGTGCTCGAGAGCCACGGCCACGTCGGCCAACCCGACTTCTTCGGGCCCATCGGCTCACCAGACCGGGAGGGCCGCCGGGTGGTCAGCTACCAGCACGTCCTCCAGGCGTCCTCGGATCCGTTCCTGGGCCACTTCAGCCTCCGCGGGTTCGACTTCTACGTCCGCCAGTTCCACGACATGAAGGGCGGCATCGACGTAGCCGGCATGGGGACCGCCGCCTACACCGCCTACGCGAGCGTGTGCGGCCGAACCCTGGCGCGGGCCCACGCCCAGAGCCGCAACGCGACCGCGATCTCCAGCTACCTGGGCGATTCGGACACCTTCGACCAGGCCATCGCCAGCTACTCCCTCGCCTACGCCGCGCAAGCCGTCGCCGACTTCGAGGCAGTGAGCGCACACATCATGCCGCGCAGTCGCTGA
- a CDS encoding HdeD family acid-resistance protein: MSGLVSLVIGVVILAWPDKPAMVIVGITAVYALIAGLANLGVGLFSRTLGVWPRIGYLALGAVFLIASGVAFANPGTAAAVLAGILGATVGIVWMIEGVVGLKLVSDAQSKVWTILLAIISILAWISLLTSPLWGAAFLWWLLGISLVVLGLVHIVRVFRFGPR; this comes from the coding sequence GTGAGTGGCCTTGTGTCGCTGGTGATCGGTGTCGTCATCCTTGCCTGGCCGGACAAGCCCGCCATGGTCATCGTCGGGATCACTGCGGTGTATGCGCTGATCGCCGGGCTGGCCAATCTCGGCGTCGGCCTGTTCTCCCGCACCCTGGGGGTGTGGCCGCGCATCGGCTACCTCGCGCTGGGCGCAGTGTTCCTGATCGCCTCAGGGGTCGCGTTCGCCAACCCGGGAACGGCTGCCGCCGTGTTGGCCGGCATCCTGGGCGCGACGGTGGGGATCGTGTGGATGATCGAGGGCGTGGTCGGGCTCAAGCTGGTCAGCGATGCGCAATCCAAGGTGTGGACGATCCTCTTGGCGATCATCAGCATCCTGGCCTGGATCTCGCTGCTCACATCACCTCTGTGGGGCGCGGCCTTCCTGTGGTGGCTGCTCGGGATCTCGCTGGTGGTCCTCGGCCTCGTCCACATCGTTCGGGTCTTCCGGTTCGGGCCCCGCTGA
- a CDS encoding HdeD family acid-resistance protein, translated as MPASTFDTDFDSADKSVTNGIRSALGVSGLVSLVIGMLILAWPDKTAMVIAGFIAVWAAIAGLASLGVGIFSRSIGGWPRVGYLVLGAVFLIASGVTFANLGTATALLATILGVMVGIVWIIEGIVGLTLIGDAASKVWTIIFAIISILAGISLVTSPLWGAAFLWWLLGLSLVILGIVQIIRAFRFGHR; from the coding sequence ATGCCTGCCAGCACTTTCGATACCGACTTCGATAGCGCCGACAAGTCCGTCACCAACGGAATCCGCTCTGCCCTTGGCGTGAGTGGCCTGGTCTCGCTGGTCATTGGCATGCTTATCCTCGCCTGGCCCGACAAGACCGCCATGGTCATCGCCGGGTTCATCGCGGTGTGGGCGGCGATCGCCGGGCTGGCGAGCCTTGGCGTCGGCATCTTCTCCCGCAGCATCGGGGGGTGGCCGCGCGTCGGCTACCTCGTGCTCGGTGCTGTCTTTCTGATCGCCTCGGGGGTGACGTTCGCGAACCTCGGAACCGCCACCGCCCTGCTCGCCACCATTCTGGGCGTGATGGTCGGCATTGTGTGGATCATCGAGGGTATCGTCGGACTCACGCTGATCGGCGACGCAGCATCGAAGGTATGGACGATCATCTTCGCGATCATCAGCATCCTGGCCGGGATTTCGCTGGTCACCTCGCCGCTGTGGGGCGCGGCGTTCCTGTGGTGGCTGCTCGGGCTCTCCCTAGTGATCCTCGGCATCGTCCAGATCATCCGTGCCTTCCGCTTCGGGCACCGCTAG
- a CDS encoding anaerobic C4-dicarboxylate transporter family protein, with translation MSINLILEALVMLGAIAMGTRAGGVGVGLWGGLGTFVLVFVFREAPGDPPTDAIAIILAVVTTAALMQAAGGIDWMVAVAARVIEKRPKQITFIAPLTAFLFSIGAGTSNIIYPLLPVIYDVSYKNNIRPARPMTVTVVQSGTALAASPVSAAMAAMLTLTYVAPYNLGLGQILAITLPACVIGIVVTALVVNRMWKELDDDPEVQAKIASGQLAPPKAAAAAGESAASKLTYTAGGRNSAITFLLGVVAVVFFGIFPNLRPLIESDTGGEPVGMTTTIVLVMFVIGVIIMFLGKPNVSTVPDQSVFKAGMISAIALLGIAWLTATFISAHQAYIIDTIGATVTQWPFMLALAIFLVAALTTSQSTATRTIVPIGLAAGMSAGLVTGMWAGALGGVYTLPANGTQIAAANFDLTGTTKLGSKLLDHSFFIPMLVLSATTIAAGALIGGLFF, from the coding sequence GTGAGCATCAACCTGATCCTGGAAGCACTGGTCATGCTCGGTGCGATCGCCATGGGAACCCGCGCCGGTGGCGTCGGTGTCGGCTTGTGGGGCGGGCTGGGCACGTTCGTGTTGGTATTCGTGTTCCGCGAAGCGCCGGGGGATCCGCCCACGGATGCGATCGCGATCATCCTCGCGGTGGTCACGACCGCGGCGTTGATGCAGGCGGCCGGCGGGATCGACTGGATGGTGGCCGTCGCTGCCCGGGTGATCGAGAAGCGGCCCAAGCAGATCACGTTCATCGCCCCACTGACGGCGTTCCTGTTCTCGATCGGTGCCGGGACGAGCAACATCATCTACCCGCTGCTGCCGGTCATCTATGACGTCTCCTACAAGAACAACATCCGCCCCGCCCGGCCGATGACGGTCACTGTGGTCCAGTCCGGGACCGCGCTGGCCGCCTCACCGGTGTCCGCGGCGATGGCGGCGATGCTCACCCTGACCTACGTCGCGCCCTACAACCTCGGCTTGGGACAGATCCTGGCCATCACCCTGCCCGCGTGTGTCATCGGTATCGTGGTGACCGCCCTGGTGGTGAACCGGATGTGGAAGGAACTCGACGACGACCCGGAGGTGCAGGCGAAGATCGCCTCAGGACAGCTCGCGCCACCCAAAGCCGCGGCCGCAGCTGGTGAATCGGCGGCCAGCAAGCTCACCTACACCGCGGGCGGGCGCAACTCCGCGATCACCTTCCTGCTCGGCGTGGTGGCGGTGGTGTTTTTCGGGATCTTCCCGAACCTGCGCCCGCTGATCGAATCCGACACCGGCGGCGAGCCGGTCGGGATGACGACCACCATCGTCCTGGTGATGTTCGTGATCGGGGTGATCATCATGTTCCTGGGCAAACCGAACGTGTCGACGGTGCCCGACCAGTCGGTGTTCAAGGCCGGCATGATCTCGGCGATCGCACTGTTGGGGATCGCCTGGCTCACCGCGACCTTCATCTCCGCACACCAGGCCTACATCATCGACACCATCGGCGCGACCGTCACCCAGTGGCCGTTCATGCTGGCCCTGGCGATCTTCCTCGTTGCGGCCCTCACCACCAGCCAGTCGACCGCCACCCGCACGATCGTCCCGATCGGGCTTGCGGCGGGTATGTCGGCCGGCCTGGTCACCGGCATGTGGGCCGGCGCGCTCGGCGGGGTCTACACCCTGCCCGCCAACGGCACCCAGATCGCGGCCGCGAACTTCGACCTCACCGGCACGACCAAGCTCGGCTCCAAGCTGCTCGACCACAGCTTCTTCATCCCGATGCTCGTGCTCAGCGCCACCACGATCGCCGCCGGCGCCCTCATCGGCGGCCTGTTCTTCTGA
- a CDS encoding M20/M25/M40 family metallo-hydrolase yields the protein MNTTEIADKVQALMPGVIDNLTELIAIPSIAFPGYPSAPVEQMGQRTLELFRAAGFTDARLMDVPSGYPPIYGEIAGPEGSPVVVIYAHYDVQPAPPEQGWTSDPWTATVKDDGRVYGRGAADDISGLVTHLGMLRVFDGKPPCTLRLILEGMEETESNLEAFVDAHPELFACDLFVIADMGNLRVGDPVLTTALRGDVACVVTVRTLSHPLHSGIFGGPAPDAMMALARLLSTLHDDAGNVAVEGVSRATWAGEDLGADDFRASADILPGVQLTGTGPVGDLLWAQPSINAIGLDMTDIATSSNVLIPEASAKISMRIVPGSEPEKELDALVAHLESHAPWGAQVDVRRTKAAAPFQCPTDGPGYAAARQALTEAFGSPAGEAGSGGSIPLLRNLQRAAPNAEFVLWGAEDVAGSRIHASDESVDPTEMQRMILAQCLLLTRLAGARRS from the coding sequence ATGAACACCACCGAGATCGCCGACAAGGTCCAGGCGCTGATGCCGGGCGTCATCGACAACCTCACCGAACTGATCGCGATTCCCTCGATCGCCTTCCCCGGCTACCCGTCGGCGCCTGTGGAGCAGATGGGACAGCGGACCCTCGAGCTGTTCCGGGCGGCCGGCTTCACTGACGCCCGGCTGATGGACGTGCCGTCGGGCTACCCGCCGATCTACGGCGAGATCGCCGGCCCCGAAGGCTCACCGGTGGTGGTGATCTACGCCCACTACGACGTCCAGCCGGCCCCGCCCGAGCAGGGCTGGACCAGTGACCCGTGGACCGCCACTGTCAAGGACGACGGCCGGGTCTACGGCCGGGGCGCCGCCGACGACATCAGCGGCCTGGTCACCCACCTCGGCATGCTGCGGGTCTTCGACGGCAAGCCACCCTGCACCCTGCGGCTCATCCTGGAAGGCATGGAGGAGACCGAGAGCAACCTCGAGGCCTTCGTCGACGCCCACCCGGAACTGTTCGCCTGCGACCTGTTCGTCATCGCCGACATGGGCAACCTCCGGGTCGGCGACCCGGTCCTCACCACCGCCCTGCGCGGCGACGTCGCCTGCGTCGTCACGGTCCGCACCCTCAGCCACCCGCTGCACTCCGGCATCTTCGGCGGGCCCGCACCCGACGCCATGATGGCGTTGGCCCGGTTGTTGTCGACCCTCCACGACGACGCCGGAAACGTCGCTGTCGAAGGGGTCTCCCGGGCCACCTGGGCGGGCGAGGACCTCGGCGCGGACGACTTCCGCGCCAGCGCCGACATCCTGCCCGGAGTCCAGCTCACTGGGACCGGACCGGTCGGCGACCTGCTCTGGGCCCAGCCGTCGATCAACGCCATCGGTCTCGACATGACCGACATCGCCACCTCGTCCAACGTCCTGATCCCGGAGGCGAGCGCGAAGATCTCGATGCGCATCGTGCCCGGCTCCGAGCCCGAGAAGGAACTCGACGCCCTGGTCGCCCACCTCGAGTCCCACGCCCCGTGGGGGGCGCAGGTCGACGTCCGCCGCACCAAAGCGGCGGCGCCGTTCCAGTGCCCGACCGACGGACCCGGATACGCCGCCGCACGTCAGGCCCTGACCGAGGCCTTCGGCTCGCCCGCCGGTGAAGCGGGCAGCGGCGGATCCATCCCGTTACTGCGGAACCTGCAACGGGCCGCCCCGAACGCCGAGTTCGTCCTGTGGGGTGCCGAGGACGTTGCCGGCTCCCGCATCCACGCCTCCGACGAAAGTGTGGACCCCACCGAGATGCAACGAATGATCCTCGCCCAGTGCCTCCTGCTCACCCGCCTCGCCGGGGCCAGGAGATCCTGA
- a CDS encoding potassium channel family protein: protein MPSSSQTCSARLWRIGSAGRSITLVPTGRFVDLDAERRRRELILTVGWTILSGAIVLAAYYLIGFTSGSVWTVVGTLAVGGALFGISLTRQFRMILTDDLPELRAIRALGTTAAVFLAVFAGTYLAFPADSFSRPLNHTSALYFAITVLSTVGFGDITPETDPARMVVSLQMLLDFVLIGVIVRVFINAARTQVTAVDDTAPRDGNPDSEST from the coding sequence ATGCCAAGCTCCAGCCAGACCTGTAGCGCGCGGCTGTGGCGGATCGGGTCTGCAGGTCGTAGCATCACCCTCGTGCCAACTGGGCGTTTCGTCGATCTTGACGCTGAGCGTCGTCGCCGCGAGTTGATCCTCACGGTTGGGTGGACGATCCTGAGTGGAGCGATCGTGCTCGCCGCCTACTACCTGATCGGGTTCACCAGTGGCTCCGTCTGGACGGTCGTCGGCACCTTGGCGGTCGGCGGGGCACTCTTCGGGATTTCCCTCACACGCCAGTTCCGGATGATCCTGACCGACGACCTCCCCGAACTGCGAGCGATCCGTGCCCTCGGCACCACCGCCGCCGTGTTCCTCGCCGTCTTCGCCGGCACCTATCTCGCGTTCCCGGCCGACTCGTTCAGCCGGCCGCTCAACCACACCAGCGCGCTCTACTTCGCGATCACAGTGTTGTCCACGGTCGGGTTCGGTGACATCACCCCCGAAACCGATCCGGCGCGCATGGTCGTCTCGCTCCAGATGCTGCTCGACTTCGTCCTGATCGGCGTGATCGTGCGCGTCTTCATCAACGCTGCCCGGACCCAGGTCACCGCCGTCGACGACACCGCGCCGCGCGACGGCAACCCGGATTCGGAGTCGACCTAA
- a CDS encoding AI-2E family transporter, translating to MDAILPARPSRESHAILESTKPSAVPSAWFQAFTQGPMQGLYTNMVAQVQAWMSNPENLMAVGGGALAVGAGLINAISSTMIILVLTLYFLASLDQIKGALVRFAPAYNRTGLASLVDEITDSVGAYVSGEVTLAVLNAAFTFILLSLLQMPFAPLMAFIALFVTLIPMIGSVLMWIIAGVFTLFTSWWAALIFAVVYFAYMQLEAYVITPRIMSKQVDVPGPLVLIGAMAGGLLLGLLGALVAVPVTASLLLILNRVTLPRQDAKLQPDL from the coding sequence ATGGATGCCATCCTTCCAGCACGACCCTCTCGTGAGAGTCATGCGATCTTGGAGTCAACCAAACCTTCAGCAGTCCCCAGCGCTTGGTTCCAGGCGTTCACGCAGGGCCCGATGCAGGGGTTGTACACCAACATGGTTGCCCAGGTCCAGGCATGGATGTCGAACCCGGAGAACCTGATGGCGGTCGGCGGTGGGGCGCTGGCGGTTGGTGCCGGACTGATCAACGCGATCTCCAGCACGATGATCATCCTGGTCCTGACCCTCTACTTCCTCGCTTCGCTTGACCAGATCAAGGGCGCCCTGGTGCGGTTCGCTCCCGCCTACAACCGCACGGGCCTGGCTAGCCTGGTCGACGAGATCACCGATTCGGTCGGCGCCTACGTCTCCGGCGAGGTGACCTTGGCGGTCCTGAACGCTGCGTTCACCTTCATCCTGTTGAGCCTGCTGCAGATGCCCTTCGCGCCGTTGATGGCCTTCATCGCCCTGTTCGTGACCCTGATCCCGATGATCGGTTCGGTGCTGATGTGGATCATCGCGGGCGTCTTCACCCTGTTCACCTCGTGGTGGGCCGCGTTGATCTTCGCCGTGGTGTACTTCGCCTACATGCAGTTGGAGGCCTACGTCATCACCCCGCGGATCATGTCGAAGCAGGTCGATGTGCCCGGGCCACTGGTTCTGATCGGCGCGATGGCCGGTGGCCTCCTTCTGGGGCTCCTCGGCGCTCTGGTCGCGGTCCCGGTCACCGCGTCGCTGTTGCTGATCCTGAACCGCGTCACGCTTCCCAGGCAGGATGCCAAGCTCCAGCCAGACCTGTAG
- a CDS encoding IS3 family transposase (programmed frameshift) has translation MPKIVYTDEFKRDAVALVASGIPQKQVAKDMGMAKTTLQAWVRDARFQSHGMTPTTDPEQRKDMAQALRRIRELEMENEVLRRAAAYLSQAHINAPKMIYPLVKEMAAVGATVRVPVAVACRVLGFSKQGYYKWLKQPVSAREAEERELIAVLHQLHDDDPEGGYRVLADDIAELGYELSERRVWRLCRVAGIQSVFTRRKTRYKKAGAPVHDDLVNRQFSADGPNELWLTDITEHRTREGKVYLCAIKDVFSNRIVGYSIDSRMKARIAVNALQMAVAHRGRPAGVIVHSDRGSQFRSRRFLKALKRHGLTGSMGRVGACGDNAAMESFFALLQKNVLDRRSWSTREELRLAIVSWIEGKYHRKRRQRRLGKLTPVEFELIMKPTATLAA, from the exons ATGCCGAAGATCGTTTACACCGACGAGTTCAAGCGCGACGCGGTCGCGCTGGTCGCCTCAGGCATCCCGCAGAAGCAGGTCGCCAAGGACATGGGGATGGCCAAGACCACCCTTCAAGCCTGGGTCCGCGACGCTCGCTTCCAGTCCCACGGGATGACCCCGACCACCGATCCTGAGCAGCGCAAGGACATGGCCCAGGCGTTACGCAGGATCCGCGAGCTGGAGATGGAGAACGAGGTCCTACGGCGAGCGGCGGCGTATCTGTCGCAGGCTCACATCA ACGCCCCCAAAATGATCTACCCGCTCGTGAAGGAGATGGCTGCGGTCGGTGCCACCGTGAGGGTGCCGGTGGCGGTCGCGTGTCGGGTGTTGGGATTCTCCAAGCAGGGCTACTACAAGTGGCTCAAGCAGCCGGTCTCGGCCCGCGAGGCCGAAGAGCGTGAGCTGATCGCCGTGCTGCATCAGCTCCACGATGATGACCCGGAGGGCGGCTACCGCGTCCTGGCCGATGACATTGCCGAATTGGGCTACGAGTTGTCGGAGCGCAGAGTGTGGCGGCTGTGCCGGGTCGCTGGCATCCAGTCGGTGTTCACCAGGCGCAAGACCCGGTACAAGAAGGCCGGCGCTCCCGTCCACGATGACCTGGTCAACAGGCAGTTCAGCGCCGACGGCCCCAACGAGCTATGGCTGACCGACATCACCGAGCACCGCACCCGCGAGGGCAAGGTCTACCTTTGTGCGATCAAGGACGTGTTCTCCAACCGGATCGTGGGCTACTCGATCGATTCGCGGATGAAGGCCCGTATCGCCGTCAACGCGCTCCAGATGGCAGTGGCCCACCGAGGCCGGCCCGCCGGGGTGATCGTGCATTCCGACCGCGGGTCCCAATTCCGCTCCAGACGCTTCCTGAAGGCCCTCAAACGCCACGGCCTGACCGGCTCCATGGGCCGCGTGGGGGCATGCGGTGACAACGCCGCGATGGAGTCGTTCTTCGCGCTCCTGCAGAAGAACGTCCTCGACCGACGGTCCTGGAGTACACGAGAGGAACTGCGGCTGGCGATCGTGTCCTGGATCGAGGGGAAGTACCACCGGAAACGCCGTCAACGCAGGCTCGGGAAACTCACCCCGGTCGAGTTCGAACTCATCATGAAACCAACCGCTACACTGGCGGCATAA